One region of Populus trichocarpa isolate Nisqually-1 chromosome 4, P.trichocarpa_v4.1, whole genome shotgun sequence genomic DNA includes:
- the LOC18097295 gene encoding uncharacterized protein LOC18097295, which yields MEFTFLFCHFHFHYQQLTTPTRTATSSSTTRTRRCPLNFSSLYNKLFTRLPCTIIINPSSPEPEREAITILALLGDHMDGVDSSRRRSRRMSLKERLGLRGLGCCGATWGFSPTTIVTNDDLDIDEEREEIEAVVNTGQEEEEEEERVSDPGCLDPNPSPNQQHSSGMNLAAALAAERQFREAGSNIMEPTSVTDVGTANVGLTGTPLRVSLMRLLEESTEGGGGGEGVITETTVGNDTVCCVCMGRKKGAAFIPCGHTFCRVCSRELWLNRGSCPLCNRSILEILDIF from the exons ATGGAATTTACCTTTCTTTTCTGTCACTTTCACTTCCATTATCAACAACTGACTACTCCTACACGTACAGCAACATCATCTTCAACGACAAGAACCAGGCGGTGTCCATTAAATTTCTCTTCACTCTACAATAAACTCTTCACGAGACTCCCATGCACGATTATAATTAACCCCTCTTCACCT GAACCAGAAAGAGAAGCAATAACAATTCTTGCATTGCTGGGTGACCATATGGACGGCGTAGATTCTTCAAGGAGAAGATCAAGAAGAATGAGTCTTAAGGAACGGCTAGGACTAAGAGGTTTGGGTTGTTGTGGGGCCACTTGGGGTTTCAGTCCCACCACCATCGTCACCAATGATGATCTCGATATTGATGAAGAACGGGAAGAGATAGAGGCTGTGGTAAACACGGGccaggaagaggaggaggaggaggagagagtTTCTGATCCGGGCTGTTTGGATCCGAACCCGAGTCCGAACCAACAGCACTCTTCGGGTATGAACTTAGCTGCTGCTTTGGCCGCAGAAAGACAATTCAGGGAGGCAGGAAGTAACATCATGGAGCCCACCAGTGTCACTGATGTGGGAACCGCAAATGTTGGTTTGACGGGGACGCCGTTAAGGGTGTCGTTGATGAGGCTGTTAGAGGAGAGCACGgaaggtggtggaggaggagaaggagtaATTACGGAGACGACGGTGGGGAATGATACAGTGTGTTGCGTGTGCATGGGGAGGAAAAAAGGAGCAGCATTTATCCCATGTGGGCACACGTTTTGCAGGGTGTGTTCGAGGGAGCTTTGGTTGAATCGAGGTAGTTGTCCCCTTTGCAACCGGTCAATTCTTGAAATCCTCGACATTTTCTAA